A single Methylobacterium sp. 17Sr1-1 DNA region contains:
- the tig gene encoding trigger factor, with protein MQVTETKAEGLKREFQVVLPAAELESRLATELDGIKGKVQIKGFRPGKVPVAHLRKVYGRSVMADVVQNAVTEANQKIVEDNKLKLALEPQVQMPEDKDEIEKALDAKGDLSFKVALEVMPSFDLVDLSDVSLTKQVVTPSDEEVNETIERMASANRPFTDRPEGQYAESGDRLTINFTGRIDGTPFEGGTGEDINLDLGSNTFIPGFEDQLLGARVGDERLVKVTFPENYGAAHLAGKEAEFDVTVKAIQSPGELTIDDELAKNFGMDSLDALKDAVRTTMGREYEAASRQKLKKGLLDALDSRYSFELPPSLVHQEFAAVWAQVEQDLKNRGKTFEDEDTTEEKAREEYRRIAERRVRLGLVLAQAGESADIKVSDDEVNQALIARVRQFPGQEQQVWDFYRKTPQALAELRAPLFEEKVVDHVLGQVKLVEEPVSKEALFADEDDAEDGSKGESAKADMAEAAPAGESNPA; from the coding sequence CTCGACGGGATCAAGGGCAAGGTGCAGATCAAGGGCTTTCGCCCGGGCAAGGTGCCGGTCGCCCACCTGCGCAAGGTCTACGGCCGCTCCGTGATGGCCGACGTCGTTCAGAACGCCGTCACCGAGGCCAACCAGAAGATCGTCGAGGACAACAAGCTCAAGCTCGCGCTCGAGCCCCAGGTCCAGATGCCCGAGGACAAGGACGAGATCGAGAAGGCGCTCGACGCCAAAGGCGATCTCTCGTTCAAGGTCGCCCTCGAGGTGATGCCGAGCTTCGACCTCGTCGACCTCTCGGACGTGAGCCTGACCAAGCAGGTCGTCACCCCCTCCGACGAGGAGGTCAACGAGACGATCGAGCGGATGGCCTCGGCCAACCGCCCGTTCACGGACCGTCCCGAGGGACAGTACGCCGAGTCGGGCGATCGCCTGACCATCAACTTCACCGGCCGGATCGACGGCACCCCGTTCGAGGGCGGCACCGGCGAGGACATCAACCTCGACCTCGGCTCGAACACCTTCATCCCCGGCTTCGAGGACCAGCTGCTCGGCGCCCGGGTCGGCGACGAGCGCCTGGTCAAGGTCACCTTCCCGGAGAACTACGGCGCCGCGCACCTCGCCGGCAAGGAAGCCGAGTTCGACGTCACCGTGAAGGCCATCCAGTCCCCGGGTGAACTCACGATCGACGACGAGCTCGCCAAGAATTTCGGCATGGACTCGCTCGACGCCCTCAAGGACGCCGTGCGCACCACCATGGGCCGCGAGTACGAGGCGGCCTCGCGCCAGAAGCTGAAGAAGGGCCTGCTCGACGCCCTCGACAGCCGCTACTCCTTCGAGCTGCCCCCGAGCCTCGTCCACCAGGAGTTCGCCGCCGTGTGGGCCCAGGTCGAGCAGGACCTGAAGAACCGCGGCAAGACCTTCGAGGACGAGGACACCACGGAGGAGAAGGCGCGCGAGGAGTACCGCCGGATCGCCGAGCGCCGCGTGCGCCTCGGTCTGGTGCTTGCGCAGGCCGGTGAGAGCGCCGATATCAAGGTCTCGGACGACGAGGTGAATCAGGCCCTGATCGCCCGCGTCCGTCAGTTCCCCGGCCAGGAGCAGCAGGTCTGGGATTTCTACCGCAAGACCCCGCAGGCGCTCGCCGAACTGCGTGCCCCGCTGTTCGAGGAGAAGGTGGTTGACCACGTCCTCGGTCAGGTCAAACTGGTCGAGGAGCCCGTCTCCAAGGAGGCGCTGTTCGCCGACGAGGACGACGCCGAGGACGGCAGCAAGGGCGAATCGGCCAAGGCCGACATGGCCGAGGCTGCTCCCGCGGGTGAGTCCAACCCGGCCTGA